The following proteins are encoded in a genomic region of Dokdonia donghaensis DSW-1:
- a CDS encoding 3'-5' exonuclease, whose translation MIQRLQLEHILFLDIETVPQHPDFSDLDDVEKALYADKTRYLRKDEFTPEDYYERAGIWAEFGKIVCISVGYFHTSTDGKRFRTTSFFGDDETKLLNEFKNLLEEHFYRREHLLCAHNGKEFDFPYIARRMIINGITLPQKLNLFGKKPWEIPHIDTLDLWKFGDYKHYTSLKLMTKILGIPSPKDDIDGSQVRQVYYEENDIDRIVVYCEKDTVAVAQILLKLRNERLLDEDEIISV comes from the coding sequence ATGATACAAAGGCTTCAACTAGAACATATCCTTTTTTTGGACATTGAGACGGTACCTCAACACCCAGATTTTTCTGATCTAGACGATGTAGAAAAGGCACTTTATGCAGATAAAACAAGATACCTGCGCAAGGATGAGTTTACACCAGAAGACTATTACGAGCGTGCCGGCATCTGGGCAGAATTTGGAAAAATAGTGTGTATCTCTGTAGGCTATTTTCATACTAGCACAGATGGAAAACGCTTTAGAACCACCTCCTTTTTTGGTGATGATGAGACCAAGCTACTTAATGAGTTTAAAAACCTACTTGAAGAACATTTTTACCGCCGTGAGCACTTACTCTGTGCGCATAATGGTAAAGAGTTTGACTTCCCGTATATCGCGCGACGTATGATTATAAATGGAATCACGTTACCACAGAAGCTCAATCTCTTCGGAAAAAAACCTTGGGAGATACCTCATATAGACACCCTAGATTTATGGAAGTTTGGAGACTATAAACACTACACCTCTCTCAAGCTTATGACCAAAATTTTGGGCATCCCTTCTCCAAAAGATGATATAGACGGCAGCCAGGTGCGCCAGGTATATTATGAAGAAAATGACATAGATCGTATAGTCGTATATTGTGAGAAAGACACCGTTGCCGTGGCTCAAATTTTACTCAAGCTACGCAACGAGCGCTTGCTAGATGAAGATGAAATAATATCGGTTTAA
- a CDS encoding DUF4153 domain-containing protein, translating to MRLFSPSEFIIKALAAFKRFPVTLIWVILFTLLLIVLAERDIDDIFETYNNISLTAILGVSWLIGTQFYIEQFKRKGLWWIKVIIILLLVAFYFTLPDYDLHNNNETPYVRWFVLLIVGHLALLFAPFITVWHPKAYWNYLADMLMAIARSALFSGVFYLGIVLALLAIEYLFDVKINGRRYFQLFLLCLGIINTWVYLSDFPKEIQHNIHLHFHKAIEVFVKFILIPLAALYITILYAYALKICIQWELPKGWVSYLIIALAGLLFIIQFIIHPLKATHTSRVFKNFQPLAYWLLLPLLILFYAAIYKRVSDYGITEPRYFLILIAVFITGAALYLLFSRKQQLRFLPMALAIMGLLSTFGFWGAFSVSKRSQMDEFEKIYTAFAKAENKENSDPESNRRFSSITRYLVEHDAAEDLKPIIGYNPVEKHTDVATWKLSNYILKDLGYKMTASDIEKKRIHFNNASSTAYNIRGYDWKQDFYFNLNGQSEYIEEGFSMMLNGKEILITTQDSTALTIPTQAFIKQLEGEDISKPINAREKLTLRKTNDLVDVKIIFNSINLKVDVDDQRVINYASGSVLLKVKK from the coding sequence ATGCGATTATTTTCCCCTTCAGAATTTATCATTAAGGCGCTTGCTGCCTTTAAGAGATTTCCGGTTACACTCATCTGGGTTATATTATTTACACTACTGCTAATAGTACTTGCCGAAAGAGATATAGACGACATATTTGAAACCTATAACAACATTTCACTCACAGCAATATTAGGTGTGAGCTGGCTTATAGGGACTCAGTTTTACATCGAGCAGTTTAAAAGAAAAGGACTCTGGTGGATTAAAGTTATTATCATATTACTCCTTGTTGCATTCTATTTTACATTACCAGACTATGACTTACATAACAATAATGAGACCCCATATGTAAGGTGGTTTGTACTACTTATAGTAGGTCATCTAGCGCTACTCTTTGCTCCTTTTATTACTGTATGGCATCCTAAAGCCTACTGGAATTATCTGGCAGATATGCTTATGGCAATCGCCAGGAGTGCCTTGTTTTCTGGAGTGTTTTATCTAGGTATTGTACTTGCGTTGCTAGCCATAGAGTATCTTTTTGATGTGAAAATAAATGGTAGGCGCTACTTCCAGTTGTTCTTGCTGTGTTTAGGAATCATAAATACGTGGGTATACCTATCAGATTTTCCTAAAGAGATACAACATAACATACACCTGCACTTTCATAAAGCTATCGAAGTCTTTGTAAAGTTTATACTCATACCCCTTGCCGCTCTTTACATCACAATATTGTATGCCTATGCTCTTAAAATCTGTATACAGTGGGAGTTGCCTAAGGGCTGGGTGAGCTACCTTATCATTGCACTTGCTGGTCTTTTATTTATCATTCAGTTTATAATACATCCCTTAAAAGCAACTCATACCTCTAGAGTTTTTAAAAACTTTCAGCCGCTAGCATACTGGTTATTACTACCACTGCTCATCTTGTTTTATGCTGCGATTTATAAAAGAGTATCAGATTACGGTATCACAGAGCCACGGTATTTTCTTATTCTAATTGCGGTTTTTATAACAGGCGCTGCGCTTTACTTACTCTTCAGTCGCAAGCAGCAGCTTCGGTTTTTACCTATGGCTCTTGCGATTATGGGCTTATTGAGCACTTTTGGGTTTTGGGGAGCCTTCTCTGTGAGTAAACGCAGCCAGATGGATGAATTTGAAAAGATATATACCGCTTTCGCGAAAGCCGAAAATAAAGAAAACTCTGACCCGGAATCTAACAGAAGATTTTCATCTATCACAAGGTACCTCGTAGAACACGATGCTGCAGAAGATCTAAAACCCATCATAGGTTACAACCCAGTAGAAAAACATACCGATGTAGCTACCTGGAAGTTGTCTAACTATATTTTAAAAGACTTAGGGTATAAAATGACAGCTAGTGACATAGAGAAAAAACGCATTCACTTTAACAACGCCTCTAGTACCGCATATAATATACGTGGCTATGACTGGAAGCAGGACTTTTATTTTAACCTCAACGGCCAGTCAGAATATATAGAAGAAGGCTTTTCTATGATGCTTAATGGGAAAGAAATTCTTATCACAACACAAGACAGCACAGCACTCACGATACCCACACAGGCGTTTATAAAGCAACTAGAAGGTGAGGATATAAGTAAGCCCATTAACGCCCGAGAGAAACTTACACTCCGTAAAACAAATGATCTTGTGGATGTAAAAATAATATTCAACTCCATAAATTTAAAGGTTGATGTTGATGATCAACGCGTTATAAATTATGCGAGTGGCAGTGTACTTTTAAAAGTTAAAAAATGA
- a CDS encoding serine hydrolase domain-containing protein, producing the protein MRYPKNFFKGLLFFIAIIIAVLYITDYDYILKGVRVVYMTGHTTAFIDDYDYFDNATIATSTPEIWPKHKEYNNVVPTARLSSINSELETIAFLIIKNDSILYEDYATGYSENSKTNSFSMAKSITSALLGKAIQDGYITSLDQPVSDFYAEFAGTGMTVGDLSSMASGLNWDESYSSPFSLTARSYYDDDLAETILNLNVTEQPGQSFKYLSGNTQLLGMVIQKASGIPLPQYLSDSFWKPMGMEQEALWQLDDDDNKLAKTYCCIASNARDFARFGKLYKDSGSWNGKRLLPKDFVTASTQPRFAQDTEYGYGFWLSNYRGKKIFAMRGILGQYVITIPEDNLIIVRLGHHRGDWVEGKPFTQDFYDYIDAGYEMTQNTD; encoded by the coding sequence ATGAGGTATCCAAAAAACTTTTTTAAAGGCTTACTCTTCTTTATAGCCATCATTATTGCAGTACTTTACATTACGGACTACGACTATATTTTAAAGGGTGTGCGCGTGGTCTATATGACGGGCCACACGACTGCTTTTATAGATGACTATGATTATTTTGATAACGCAACTATAGCAACAAGTACCCCAGAGATTTGGCCAAAACATAAGGAATATAATAACGTCGTACCTACAGCGCGTCTATCTTCTATTAATAGTGAGCTTGAGACCATTGCCTTTTTAATCATTAAAAACGATAGTATTTTATACGAAGACTATGCAACGGGCTATAGCGAGAACAGCAAGACTAACTCGTTCTCTATGGCAAAGAGCATTACCAGCGCGCTACTAGGTAAGGCCATACAAGACGGATACATTACTTCGCTTGATCAACCGGTGAGTGATTTTTATGCAGAATTTGCAGGAACTGGTATGACCGTAGGAGACCTCTCTTCTATGGCTTCTGGTCTCAACTGGGATGAGAGTTACTCTAGCCCCTTTAGCCTCACAGCACGTTCTTATTATGATGATGACCTTGCCGAAACTATTTTAAATCTCAACGTTACAGAGCAACCTGGCCAATCTTTTAAATATCTCTCTGGCAACACACAACTGCTAGGTATGGTGATACAGAAAGCTAGTGGCATACCGCTACCGCAATACCTATCAGACAGCTTTTGGAAACCTATGGGTATGGAGCAAGAAGCACTATGGCAGCTAGATGATGATGATAACAAGCTGGCAAAAACCTATTGCTGTATAGCAAGTAATGCTAGAGACTTTGCCCGTTTTGGAAAACTATACAAAGATAGTGGCTCTTGGAATGGCAAAAGGCTACTTCCCAAAGATTTTGTAACGGCCAGTACACAACCACGCTTTGCTCAAGACACAGAGTATGGTTATGGCTTCTGGTTAAGTAACTATCGTGGCAAAAAAATATTTGCAATGCGTGGCATACTCGGGCAATATGTAATCACCATACCAGAAGACAATCTTATTATTGTAAGACTAGGGCACCATCGTGGTGACTGGGTAGAAGGAAAACCATTTACACAAGACTTTTATGATTACATAGACGCAGGGTATGAAATGACTCAAAACACTGACTAG
- a CDS encoding GldL-related protein, which translates to MKVKHILALFILGLICTVLGALFKIMHWPGAPELLTAGTFLQVIAGFLGIWKLFTNKEFKNFLNK; encoded by the coding sequence ATGAAGGTAAAACACATACTCGCTCTTTTTATTTTAGGTTTAATTTGCACTGTTCTAGGCGCATTATTTAAGATTATGCACTGGCCAGGAGCTCCAGAATTATTAACCGCTGGGACCTTCTTACAAGTTATCGCTGGCTTTTTGGGCATCTGGAAACTCTTTACTAACAAGGAGTTTAAGAACTTCTTAAATAAATAG
- a CDS encoding methylated-DNA--[protein]-cysteine S-methyltransferase encodes METAIILTPIGLLSLEGNREGLCAATFIEDGRAVTKVIPNALQEAVKQLKEYFSGERTTFSLKLDPLGTDFQRRVWRELETIPFGKTTSYLAMAKQLGDPKVIRAAASANGKNPISIIIPCHRVIGSDGSLTGYAGGLHRKKWLLEHESPVTQGSLF; translated from the coding sequence ATGGAGACAGCTATTATCCTTACACCCATAGGCTTATTATCGTTAGAAGGAAATAGAGAAGGGCTTTGCGCTGCAACGTTTATAGAAGACGGTCGAGCGGTTACAAAAGTAATCCCAAACGCTCTTCAAGAAGCTGTAAAACAACTTAAAGAATACTTTTCGGGAGAGCGCACTACTTTTTCTCTAAAGCTTGATCCGTTAGGAACAGATTTTCAACGTCGAGTGTGGAGGGAGTTAGAGACGATACCATTTGGCAAGACAACCTCTTATCTCGCTATGGCAAAACAACTAGGTGACCCAAAAGTGATACGTGCAGCAGCCAGTGCAAACGGTAAAAATCCCATCTCAATCATTATACCTTGTCATAGAGTGATAGGCAGCGATGGCTCTCTCACGGGCTACGCTGGTGGATTGCATCGTAAAAAGTGGCTCTTAGAACACGAGAGCCCTGTGACGCAAGGATCTCTTTTTTAG